From Paenibacillus sp. FSL H8-0537:
TTGCGCAGCTGCTGATCGAACGTTCGCGACAAAGTGACTGGAGATGGCCTTAATGGAAACTGCTCAGGAGTCAGCCTGTATGGCGTGACATCGGGGTTGTAGGGAATTAAATATTTCAGATGGTGCAAAGACACCATAACCGTGTGGTAAATCGGGGAATAAAACACGAAATAATCATTCATAACTGTCGTAACGTAGCCATGGATCGATTGATTCCCGGTAATGTACAGCTCGGAAAACATTCCTTTGGCATTCATTAAAATTTTGCGGTAAGAGACCTTTTCATTGTAGGCTTCAAAGGGCAGTTCCGGCACCTCGAATGGGTCATACTTGTGATTGGACAGACGAAGCTGCTGCAAATGAATGAGCGGGACATAAATAAATTGCAAACCCGTATGCAGCACTAAAATATCCTGCCCAAATTCAATCAGCTTGCCACGAATGGAAGCAACTTTTCCCGATATGTCCAGCTCTATTTGCTGGTCAAGCAGCGGATGGCGATTTTTCACAGTATCTCTCTCCTTTCTGCCGACTTTTTTAAAGGAATACCGGGCTTCGGCATCAAGTGCCTGACCCGGTATTTCATTAGCGTCTAATGCGTTGTGCCGTTCTCACAAAACGTTAATTTCTTTTGCCAGAGCGGTTTCCGTTTTTGTTTCCGCTTTTATTGCGGTTTTTGTTTCCTCCGGTGTTCGATCCACCTGTGCGATTTTTATCTCCTCCGTTGTTCGATCCACCTGTACGGTTATTATTCCCTCCGTTGTTCGATCCACCTGTACGGTTATTATTCCCTCCGGAACGGTCACCACGGGAAGTGTTTTGTCCGAGCTGCTTAATTGTTTTAATGTGGAACAATTGAATTTGAACGACTTCACGGTTTACGACCAACAATAAAGATGTGCTGCCAACTTCAGCGATAAAGCCTTCGATTTTCTCCGGACCGCCCCAGTTGATTTGCACAAATTTTTGGTTAAGTGCACGGATAACGCCGATGAAGCTGGAAGCCTGAATATATTGGGGAGTGTGGCCTTTGCTTTTGTCGCTAGGGAAATCCGTAATGCTCTTCACATGGCTCGAGCTCACATAAACAATGCCTTCCTTTGTCCAAAGCACTAGATAGTCATTTTTCACGGCAACTAGCGTACCTTGGAGGGATTCTGGACCACCACGGTTGATTTTTACATATTGTCCAACGAGGCCCTCGAGAAATGTTTTAGTTCCATTGCCTTTCGAGCTTTTGTGTTGGTTGCTTTTGTGTTGGTTGCTTTTGTGTTGGCTGCTTTTGTGTTGGCTGCTTTTGTGTTGGTTGCTTTTATGGTGGTGGTTCATATTGCCCGAGTTTCTATCCTGTTCTCCACTTACATAGTTGCAGCAATAATTCATAATAAAATCCCTCCAAATGTTTAATGTGCCATGCTAGATTTACATGCAATCTTAAACGCTATTCATTCTGTTCCTGCTTGCTCTTATCACCTTGGCCTGAGTAGCGAGCATCCCTCCAGTGCTTGATGCCGTTCATCTGTCATGGGAGACGATTTATAATACATTTATATGTATCCCTCATATAAGAGGTACTAGATTAATAACTATTTATTAAAGGTATAAGCATATAACTAGAAAAGATTCATAGAGTCGCTGCTCCGACAGTAGCAAAATACCCTGCGGCAGAATAAGGTAAATCAGCAAAAGCCTATCTGAGGACGATAGGCGGATCTGCCCGCAGGAGGTGGAAGCCCCATGTCAACCCAAACGCTGCCGATTCGTGAAATTACGATTGAACCTGATCATTTGCAGGAGCTGCAGGAGGATTCCTGGAGCCATACGTTCCAGCCAGTTCAGCTGGATATGAATGGACAATCGAGAGAAGCCACTTTCGGCTTTCGCGGCGGCCATACGAGGAACTATTTTAAAAAATCCTATGAAGTCAGAACGAAAGCCGGTTTGACGCTGCATTGGAACGCCGAGTTTGATGATCCTTCGATGATTCGCAATGCGCTGTCCTTCCAGTTTTTTAATCAGATTGGCGTGCCATCACCGCGTACCCGGCATATTTGGCTCGTCATTAATGGCGCCCCTCAAGGCGTCTATTTAGAGATAGAATCCGTCGATCCCAGATTTTTTCGCAAAAGAGGCATTGGCTGCCGCTCCATTATTTATGCGGTCAACGACAGCGCAAACTTCAGCCTTATTGATCCCATTACGGAGCGAAGGAAGCAATCCCTCTTTGACGGCTATGAGCTTGTATCGGGACTCGCCACCTCCGAGCTGCGGCTAATCCGCTTCGTCAGAGGCATTAACAGCAAGCGCAAAACCCGGCTGCAATGGAGCTCTTGGGCGGAAAAGCATCTTGATGTCGATCAATATTTGCTCTGGCTCGCTGGAGCCGTGCTTACGGGAAACTATGATGGCTTCGATCAAAATTATGCGCTTTATGTGCATGCAAAAACGGGAAAATACCGGATGATGCCTTGGGATTATGAGGGAACATGGGGAAGAAATTGCTACGGCAAGCCGTGTGGAAGTGATCTGGTGCGGATTGAAGGCTACAATACGTTGACGGACAAACTGCTGGCCATTCCGGCCTATAAACGCAAATACCGCTCCATCCTGCTCCGGCTGCTGCAAACAGCATTTACGGAGGAACAGGTGGAGCGGACAGTGAGCGCGATGTACAGCAAGCTGACACCAGCCATTCAAGAGGATTACACAAGAAAAAGCAGCTTTAATACGTATTTGAGCGAGCCAGACTTCATATTGAATTATGTGAAGGAAAGGCGCGCTATTATCAGACACGCTTTAAAAAGCTGGAAGCTCACGCAGAAGACAGCAGATGTAGCCGCCCTTAAAGTTAAAATTCATTAAGGCTTCTTTTTTAAAATAACTCCATGCTGAGGTATCGCTCGCCTGTATCAGGCGCGATGCAGAGCACCCTGCTGCCGACTCCAAGCCGGCGAGCCACCTGAAAAGCCGCCCAAACGGCAGCTCCTGAAGAAGGTCCGAGCAGCAAGCCTTCCTGACGGGCAAGCGCCTTCATCATAGAGATTGCATCGTCATCCGCCGCCTGAATGATTTCATCATAGATGGAAACATTCAGTATAGTGGGCACGAAGCCGGGGCTTGTGCCCACCAGCTTATGCGGCCCAGGCACCCCGCCAGACAAAACGGGCGATCCCATAGGCTCCACAACCGCAATATGCAAATTCGGAAGTGCGGCTTTCAGCGTCTCACCCGTTCCAGTGATGGTGCCGCCCGTTCCTGAACAGGCGACAAAAGCATCAAGCCGTCCTTCCATCTGCTGCAAAATCTCCGTTGCTGTCGTACCGCGATGGGCATCGGGGTTTGCTTTATTTTCAAACTGATTCGGAATAAAGCTGCCTGGAATGTGCTGAGCCAGCTCCTGCGCCTTGGCAATCGCACCAGGCATCCGCTCGGCCGCTGGCGTCAATACCACTTCCGCGCCATAGGCACGAAGCAGCTTAATGCGCTCCTGAGACATATTGTCCGGCATGATTAAAATGAGCTTGTAGCCTTTAGCCGCCGCCCCCATGGCCAGTCCAATGCCCGTGTTGCCGCTTGTTGGTTCTATAATCGTGGAGCCCGGCTTAATTTGGCCGCTAAGCTCTCCAGCTTGAATGAGGGAGGCTGCCGCACGATCCTTAACGCTGCCGCTTGGATTAAAATATTCCAGCTTCACGAAGACATCTCCGCAGCCTTTCTCCGCCAGACGGTTCAGCTTCACAACCGGCGTCTCGCCCACTAAATCAATAATGCTTGATACGATTTTCGGCATAATTGTTAATCCTCCTGCTTCCATGAATCATCATGTCTCTTGCTTTGTCTCTTGTTCCAATAATGGACGCATCATCCACCAGCCAATAATAGGCACCGAGCCGACTACGAACAGCAGCCAGACGACCGCAAGCGGAGAATGATTTTGCGTCAGCACGATCAAATATCCGCTTAGTCCAAGCACCCGTCCAAACGTCAATCCCGCTTCCCGCAAAACGATAAATTCTTCGCGTTCCCCACCGCTGGATTGTGATTCCCCAATTAAATCAAACACCCTTGAAGTCATCGGTATAATGTAGAGCGGCATAAAAATCGACGTCCCAATACCGAATAACAATAAATTTGTAAAATTCACCTCGTAAAACAAAGGCAATATGACCAGTCCATTCATGACCGTCCCGACTAGCATAGCCCGTTTGCGATTGCGCGGGGACAGACGCTTGCCGACCAGCCAAAAGCTGAGTAGCGCAACGAAAGACGTAATGAGCGTAAAACTGCCCAGCTTGGCCTCATTCTGGGTGGCGATATAGACGGTCAAGCCGACTAAAAAAAGAAATACACCTTCCCGTACGCCTTGAGCAACGACAGCTGGCAGCATTCTGCGCCACGGATTGCCGGGAATGACAAGCTGCTGAAAGCCATGCGTCCAACTGTATCGCCTGCCATCCTGCTTACGTTTCTTCAGCCAGAAGCTCAGCACAACCGAAATGGCCAGTATGACAAGCGATGCCGTAAATATAATCTGATAGCCGCGCTCGCCGCTCATTGAGGTAATAAGCAGGCCCGATACCCAAGGCGCCAAAATCCCCGCACCTGACCCAAGCAAGCCTGACCAGCCATTAAAGCGGTCGCGATTGTCCGGCTCGGTAATTTCAAAATAAATGACATCAAATGCGACCCAAAACAAGCCCAGCGCTACGCCATTCAATAGGCCGAGCGGGATAATATAGCTCGTCGCCAGCTTGCCGAGCATGAGCACTGTGAAATAAAAAGCCCCCGACAGCACGATGCCTGTGCGGAGACTGTTCATTTTATTATATTCTTTAACCCATTTTCCCGCCAGCCAAAAGGTAATGCCGCACGTTACATACTGGCACATCGTAAACCAGCCGACCAGCATATAGGAGGAACTGGCTTTCCATAAGTAGATGGGCACGAACGTTCCTGAGAGCGCAAGCGCAATGCCGAATAGCGCTTGAACAGCCAGAAGCAATATCGCCTGACGATCCAATACACCGCCCGTTGGCGCTCTTCCCAGCATGGCTGGGCGGCTAAATGGCCCGAGTGGCATCGACGCTTTCATTCGTGTTTTTGCCCCAGTGCCATTACTAGCACCAGTTCCGAATTCACCTTTGTTCTGTTTCATTTTCGTACCCCTTCCCCGGCAGCCGTCTGCAAAGGCTAGCTTGCTGTCCCGTCCGGCTTGCTGCCCCTGCATTTGTATAGGTGCTATATAAGCTTCCCTACTTGCGTCAGGCACATGCCGCTAATGCTGCTGGCATTTATAGGCTGGAGGTAGAAAAAAACCGGAGCAAGCGCAGTGACCTCGGCAAATCAGGTCAAAACCGCGTTGTCCGGCTGTTTGAGTTTAATCTTCAGAAGCGAGTGCCTTCAGCATTCCTTCTCGGTCATTGCCGCTTAGCTGAGTAGCTGTATGGAAGCATGATGGGCACACATATAACTTGAGCTCAAATGGCGGCTGAAGCAAGGGCTGTCCCAATGCAGGATGCAGCGTTGGCTCGAAAGAGCCTGCTGCTAATGCCATCTTGCCTGCTTCCAGCATATATTCCCGGCAGGAAGGACATTCCGGCGCTTCCTCCTGCTCATTGATGATTTGCTGCACTTTGCCTTGCGCTCCAATCCAGTCGCGGTGCGTTCTGCTGAAGCCGTCATCTGCCTCATCCCAGCCACCGCCTGATTCCTGACCGCTGCCGTCTTCTTGCTCCCACTCTGGCTTTTCTTCCTCATCATCCTCATCACGGTCATTATCGACGCCAAATTGCAGCGTGCGGTAGCCAGCCAACTCATTTTCACAATGTGGACAATGCTTCTCGGGACCTATTTCTTCATCCCATACGATTTCCGTCAAACACCACGGACATACAACTTGCTCTTCCATCCTTGATTGCCCCCCATTTAATTGTTGATTACGTAATAAACCCCGATGCTAAAAAAAACAATGGCTAATGCTAGCAATGTTCCCCATAAATATTTCATGTCGTTCCTCCTGCAATCTAGCTCACGATGGCACCGCCAATGACATACGAAAGTGAAACGGAAATAACCATAGCAATCAAGCCTACAGCCCGGTTGTCGCGCGCAATTTCATCATCGATGCGAAATACCGGCGTTAAAAACTCAAATAGAAAATAAGCGCCAAGCAAAATAAGGAAACCAAATGCGCCCCAAATCATGCTTTGGTAAATGGAATCATTCGCTTCAATCGAAAATCTGAAAATATTGCATATGCCGAAAATTTTCCCGCCCGTCGCCATCGCTACAGCAACGTTGCCGTTTTTAATTTCTTTCCAGCAGTTGTAACGGGTAACAACCTCGAACACCCATAAAAAAACGAGAAGCGAGAGAACCACAATGGATATATAAAGCAGCATTGCCAAATAGGAATTGCCAAGCAGCACATCGACCTCATTGCTCATGCGTTACCCTCCTTTAACTAAATCGCAAAAATCTTTCGGCAGCTGCGGCATAGACGCCGCAGTGCGCCTAGTTAGTTAAGCTCAGCAACCGTAACACCGGCTCCGCCTTCGCCATAGTTGCCCAAGCGGTATTTTTTCACATGGCTGTGCTTGCGCAAATATTGCTGTATGCCTGAACGCAGCACGCCCGTGCCATGCCCGTGAATAATATAAACCTGCCCGATGCCCGAGAGGAAAGATTCATCGAGAAATTGATCAACCTCCATGAGTGCTTCCTCTAAATTCGAGCCTCTGAGGTCAAGCTCCATTTTCACATTTTCATCTCTGGAGCGTTTTACACTAGCTGCCTGCTTAGGCTGCTGCTTCAGCGGGGCAGCTGGCTTAATCAGCTCCATATCGGCAATGGCTACCTTCATCTTCATTATGCCGAGCTGAACGGTCGCATCCGCCCCATGCACCTCGATGATAAGCCCCTTCTGATTCAAGCTGTAGACCATTACCTCGTCACCGGCTTCGATTTTGCGAGCAGCCTTCTGTTGTGCCGCGTTTGAAGGTCGATTTTGCTTCTTGTGCAGCTCAGGCACCGCTTCATCCAGCTTGCGGCGAGCATCAATAAGCTTATGCTCCTTGACTGAAGCGCCTTCCTCCAATGCCAGCTTGCGCAGATCCGAAATAATCTTCTCGGCCTCCAGACGCGCTTTTGCAACTGCCTCGCGCGCTTGCTCCTGAGCCTTCTCGAGCATTTTGTCACGCTGTTCCTCAAACTTGCGCAGCTCCGCCTCATGCCGTCCACGCTGCTTCTCCATATCCTGCCTCAGCGACTGCGCCGTCTGACGTTCGCTTTCTGCATTCAAGCGGTCCGCTTCGAGCGAAGCGATCATATTCTCAACTCGCTGATCCTCTTCGCTGACTTCGCCGCGCGCATGATCGATGATTGTTTTGCTTAGGCCAAGCCGCTCTGCGATCGCAAAGGCATTGCTTCGGCCCGGTACCCCTACAAGCAAGCGGTAGGTTGGGCTGAGTGTGGCAATATCAAATTCCATGC
This genomic window contains:
- a CDS encoding DUF2642 domain-containing protein → MKNRHPLLDQQIELDISGKVASIRGKLIEFGQDILVLHTGLQFIYVPLIHLQQLRLSNHKYDPFEVPELPFEAYNEKVSYRKILMNAKGMFSELYITGNQSIHGYVTTVMNDYFVFYSPIYHTVMVSLHHLKYLIPYNPDVTPYRLTPEQFPLRPSPVTLSRTFDQQLRKLMGEFVVLDLGENSNKTGVLKAIDQSMLELSTASGASVFLHFDHVKTVHLP
- a CDS encoding CotH kinase family protein, with amino-acid sequence MSTQTLPIREITIEPDHLQELQEDSWSHTFQPVQLDMNGQSREATFGFRGGHTRNYFKKSYEVRTKAGLTLHWNAEFDDPSMIRNALSFQFFNQIGVPSPRTRHIWLVINGAPQGVYLEIESVDPRFFRKRGIGCRSIIYAVNDSANFSLIDPITERRKQSLFDGYELVSGLATSELRLIRFVRGINSKRKTRLQWSSWAEKHLDVDQYLLWLAGAVLTGNYDGFDQNYALYVHAKTGKYRMMPWDYEGTWGRNCYGKPCGSDLVRIEGYNTLTDKLLAIPAYKRKYRSILLRLLQTAFTEEQVERTVSAMYSKLTPAIQEDYTRKSSFNTYLSEPDFILNYVKERRAIIRHALKSWKLTQKTADVAALKVKIH
- the cysK gene encoding cysteine synthase A, which translates into the protein MPKIVSSIIDLVGETPVVKLNRLAEKGCGDVFVKLEYFNPSGSVKDRAAASLIQAGELSGQIKPGSTIIEPTSGNTGIGLAMGAAAKGYKLILIMPDNMSQERIKLLRAYGAEVVLTPAAERMPGAIAKAQELAQHIPGSFIPNQFENKANPDAHRGTTATEILQQMEGRLDAFVACSGTGGTITGTGETLKAALPNLHIAVVEPMGSPVLSGGVPGPHKLVGTSPGFVPTILNVSIYDEIIQAADDDAISMMKALARQEGLLLGPSSGAAVWAAFQVARRLGVGSRVLCIAPDTGERYLSMELF
- a CDS encoding MFS transporter, which produces MKQNKGEFGTGASNGTGAKTRMKASMPLGPFSRPAMLGRAPTGGVLDRQAILLLAVQALFGIALALSGTFVPIYLWKASSSYMLVGWFTMCQYVTCGITFWLAGKWVKEYNKMNSLRTGIVLSGAFYFTVLMLGKLATSYIIPLGLLNGVALGLFWVAFDVIYFEITEPDNRDRFNGWSGLLGSGAGILAPWVSGLLITSMSGERGYQIIFTASLVILAISVVLSFWLKKRKQDGRRYSWTHGFQQLVIPGNPWRRMLPAVVAQGVREGVFLFLVGLTVYIATQNEAKLGSFTLITSFVALLSFWLVGKRLSPRNRKRAMLVGTVMNGLVILPLFYEVNFTNLLLFGIGTSIFMPLYIIPMTSRVFDLIGESQSSGGEREEFIVLREAGLTFGRVLGLSGYLIVLTQNHSPLAVVWLLFVVGSVPIIGWWMMRPLLEQETKQET
- a CDS encoding DUF350 domain-containing protein; this encodes MSNEVDVLLGNSYLAMLLYISIVVLSLLVFLWVFEVVTRYNCWKEIKNGNVAVAMATGGKIFGICNIFRFSIEANDSIYQSMIWGAFGFLILLGAYFLFEFLTPVFRIDDEIARDNRAVGLIAMVISVSLSYVIGGAIVS